ttgttgcaatACTGTCTATATGTGTTTGTCTAAGATGATTTATGCAAGATTAGGGAATGTTCTACCAGATATCATAAGTCCATCTCAAAGTGCCTTTATCAAAGGAAAGGATTTTGTAGGCAATATTTATTTGTCAAGACTTAATCAAACTGTACAAAAGAAGGAGTTTCTCACCTAGGATGATGATGAAGCTTGACATACAAAAAGCATATGATTCAGTGGAGTGCTTCTTTGTAAGAGAGATGATGCAGTACCTTGGTTTCCCTGAGCAGTTTATTGATATTGTAATTGAATGTGTTACAACCCCATCATATACTGTTTCTCTAAATGGGGAAAATTTTGGGTTTTTCCATGGTATGAGAGGGCTCAGACAGGGAGACCCCCTCTCTCCTCTCCTCTTCACATTATGTCTGGAGTATTTTAGCAGGGTGGTAGGAGTGGTCCAGAAACATGACATATTTAGATTTCACCCTTTGTACAATAGGATTCAGTTGACACACTTGTGTTTTGCTGATAATCTCATCTTATTCTGCAGAGGGGATAAAGCTTCCAATGAGTTGTTGTTAAGAGCTTTTGCATACTTTTCAAAAGCTTCGGGGTTAGTTATGAATAGTGGAAAATCAAGATTTTATTGTAATGGGGTTGATGATGGTTTTGTGACTGATATGGAGCAACAATCTGGAATGAAAAGAGGGACGGTTCCTTTCAAATACTTAGGTGTTAATGTGGCTCCTAAAAGATTGTCTATTCTTGAttgtaattgtttagttgagAGGATTGTTGATAACATTTGAAGCCTAGGGCCTAGAAAGCTGTCTTATGCTGGTAGAGTGGTTGTTGATAAAGGCAGTACTAAGTAATCTTCATAACTATTGGGCTAGGATCTTTATTTTACCAAAGACAGTTATCAGGAAATTGAAGCAGTTTGTAGAGACTACCTCTGGCATGGAAATGATCATAAAGAAAATCCTGCATTGGTGTCTTGGGATCAGATATGCCATCAGAAGAAACATGGGGGTCTGGGTCTCAAGGATTTATATGTTTGGAATGTGTCTGCCATAGGTAAGTATGTATGGTGGGTGGCCATGAATACGGATCAGCTCTGGGTTCGTTGGGTTCATGCAATTTATGTCAAAGCAAAAACCTGGAAAGACTATGAACCTGGAGCTAGGACAAGCTGGGCATGGAGGAAAATCTATCATGTTATGAATATTTATAAACCCTATTTATTTTCTGACTCAGTATTAGAGCATTATACTATCAGAGATGGGTATCAGTGGCTTAGACTAGAGGGGAATATAGTCAGCTGGTATCCACGGATGCTAAACAAGTGGATTATGCCTAAAAATGGTTTTCTGTTCTGACTGGTGGCTGAGCAGAGACTGTTGACCCAGGATAGGCTGTTGAGGATGCATATCATCCATGAAAAGTGTTGTTACTTGTGTGGTGATGAAGAGGAGAATCATATGCATTTGTTTTTTTGAGTGCAGTTATAGCAGAAGGTGTATGCAGATGGTTGCAGACTGGTGTTTAATTCAGCTATCTGTCACTGATTGCATACAGTGGTGGGTGAAGTGGAAGACTCCAGCACTGAGGAGGAAGAAAGTAGTTGTTGTGATAGTTGCCTGTCTGATGGCACACATTTGGTTCAGCAGAAACAAGTGCAGACTGGACGGCTATGTTATCAGATCTGAAGTAATTTGCAGGATGGTTAAAGAGAAGGTGAATAATAGACTTATGCAATGTAACATAAGGTCTAGAAATAGTAGAGGTTTAGAGTGGATTCAGCTTATTCAAAGCTCCTAAGCAACGATATGCAGTAATGTCTAAAAATGTTAGAAAATGATCAATATGTAATGGTGTACGGGATAATTCTATTTTTAATGAGAAGCTTacatttcccaaaaaaaaaatggcGATGGAGAAGGTTGATTGAGGTTGATGCTTGGGGTTGCGTCGTTGGTGATTGCTAATGGAGATGGCACGATGTCGAGTTATGTTAGCCATGGTGATGGTGAATGGACTCGAGGTGAGTGGATGGGGAGGACGAATGCTTATGATGGTGAATGACGGAGCAGCAGGTTTGTGAGATGCAGGGGAAA
The Silene latifolia isolate original U9 population chromosome 11, ASM4854445v1, whole genome shotgun sequence genome window above contains:
- the LOC141613575 gene encoding uncharacterized protein LOC141613575 — translated: MMKLDIQKAYDSVECFFVREMMQYLGFPEQFIDIVIECVTTPSYTVSLNGENFGFFHGMRGLRQGDPLSPLLFTLCLEYFSRVVGVVQKHDIFRFHPLYNRIQLTHLCFADNLILFCRGDKASNELLLRAFAYFSKASGLVMNSGKSRFYCNGVDDGFVTDMEQQSGMKRGTVPFKYLGVNVAPKRLSILDCNCLVERIDLYFTKDSYQEIEAVCRDYLWHGNDHKENPALVSWDQICHQKKHGGLGLKDLYVWNVSAIVLEHYTIRDGYQWLRLEGNIVSCYSRRCMQMVADWCLIQLSVTDCIQWWVKWKTPALRRKKVVVVIVACLMAHIWFSRNKCRLDGYVIRSEVICRMVKEKLAHITKIVGHIATVNGRQTQAYLLPLKDHNLVVNPPNGPPDSTTHTQILV